Below is a window of Quercus robur chromosome 6, dhQueRobu3.1, whole genome shotgun sequence DNA.
AAAAGTACCTGGTTTTGCCGGTGATGGACGGCGCCGGCGGAAGTTGGAGTTGGCCGGTGGTGTCTTGGACCTTGAAGCCGGAGATTGGAGGGAGAGGGGACCGAAGGTGGCTGggttttttggagagaaatttgAAAGGGTGGCTGGATTTTTTTGGAGAGATATATGAGAGGAGAGTTTTAGCGCGAAAGTGCAGGAGTGATAAGTATCGGGGTGTGAGGAAGTagcaaatgtaaaatgttttcccaaaattttaagcgtaaaatattttacacaaatttgcTTAGATTGATTTGgttgactgaaaatattttacttttgatcAAATATTTTACTGCAAAACAAACACGctaaaattggaaaatattttcctgaaaatattttacattgaaacaaacagagcgttaattgataaagtaaccGATTGAGAGTATTTATTCATTTTCCAAATATAGTTGATATGTTTCAAAGTTGGGTTGCCCTTAGGGCATTTAttgatgtattattttaaaaaaattaataccacttttatagaaaatataaaaagtagtaaaaaaaattagtttcttttttctttttccatacaaaatttctaaaaatagttcctaaaTCAATATCCTTAGGgcattcattaatttttcctttaaaaaaatgggaaattgtgaattaaaaaagaataatgctacatgtacaaactattttataatatttttacaaatggtTGATGTTGCCAGCTTCTTGTTGATTTTCATCTAGATCAACctttaacatcactttttcatttaccaataactaCTCACCacatcaattttaaataaaagaaattgtaaaaaagtttgtatttctaacattactttaaaaaaaatttggagaaagtataatttttttccccctaaaaacGCTTTCTGATCAAGTTATAGAAATCGTGAAAAgcataataaaattattgttttgatattttttggaGTGGAGTAACTATCAAAATCAAAGAGAGTTCAATTATCTGGTCTCAACGAGTGGACTAAGAGAGTAAGAGCCTGTTTGGTTTAGAGCAATTTTGGGtgatatcactcaaaactcataACTGAGTTATCAAAAAAGTGAGacccacacaaatttttttgtttggtttgattttcacattgtgtttccatcactcaaaattcaaaaaaattgagtttgagtgatggaaataggAAACACAAAATTGGTATTTTCAAAAACTGAGATACAAAACTCAGTGGCACTAAGGTAATATTCGGACTCTATGGGGCTCATAGGCTTTTGTGTTGTCTTGTTCATTCAGAGTTGTTTGGTATTACCGTTGCAAACAACCATAGCACCACCACAACAAACCCAGCGCCACCACAACAAAACACCATCAAAACACAAACCTAGCCCCACCCAGCGCTGCCACAGCAACCCACTGCAACAAAACACCaattgaaacccaaaaacccgATCTCCATCGTAACCCATAACCCGATCTCCACCGTGACTTAAACTAGATCTCCATCGTGAAACCCAACCAACACCCCCAAATGACCACCACCGAAACCCACCATCACTAATTCGACCTTAGCAACCACTGAAACAACCCACCACTTTAAAGCCAATAACCACCGATTCAAACCAACCAAAAACAGCtaagaaagaaacagagaagagagaaaaaaaaatcatatatagaTTGAAGAGgggagagacagagaaagagagatagacaAACAAAATTTGATAGAAAAGAGGGAGAGTCAGAGAAATGAAAGGTGAGAGGATGCCACGGTAGGAGAAGTAAAggaggaagatttttttttaatgagacgCGGGTAGCAACAGTAACAACACTGGGTAGTGTCTGTGGGTGGGGTCCACGGTTTTAGCAAAAAGCTGTAGAGATATGTAACTGAGTTATGAGTCCAAACAGgtgttttgcaatttttgaGTGAAGGTGAGATTTGAGTAGGGAGTTAtgagttttgggtttgagttatgagttttgaaaactgagttatgaaaactaagCTATCTCTAAACCAAATGGGCCCTAAAAGCATCCGCACCTGGCATTGTAAATGCCATATGTAAAAggtatttagcatttttttccctcaaaaacCTCCCACATCCGGAATGCTATATAccaagtattgcaaaaaaatttgcaatactgctaTAGTGCAattacagtgcaattctaaaggtaGAATTGCATTGTAgtagtattgtaaaaaaaaaaaaaaaaatttgtctacTTTTCCCccgaaatttctctctcctctctcattatttctgttctcttctctttcttccttctctgtttctccatcggcgggtttttttttttttttttttttttttttttttttttttactatgacTGGTGCTTAAAGGAAGGCGTGGGCGTGGGAGGAAGGCGTGATCGGTGCCCAAAACccattttctcaaacccaaAATCCCGTCTGGTGGTGGCAGCGATAGATGTAGGCATgacctcttttttctttttttctctctatcttcccTTGAATCAAACCCTCCATGGTGGAGATGTGGTGTGGGACTCATGGATCGGTGGCTGGTTTCATCATCCCTAATGTGGGTTTCATTTTTGGAGGTATGGGTTTCATGGATCAATGGATGAGTTTCATTTTTAGTGGTGTGGGTGGCCGGATTTCTTTGTTCCTTGGtatggtggttgtggtttttgtggGTTGGTGGTGGGTAATTTGATGGTGGTGTGGGTAATGGGTCGGtggtggttttggttttggttgtgttgatggtggtggtgattggatgagagatttaattttgattgggttgatggttgtggtggtggtggtggtggtggcggcggcttggtggtggtggtggtagtgggcTATGTGGGTAATTTATTGGAtagtataaattatatttttttattatatagaaatattattttaatgagtaaaataaaaaaacaaaagttaggATGTTGAGAATAATATAAAATGGTATAgtataaatgataaagtaaattttgaaatagtaaaatataataatttaaagaaaGCTTATGGGAATGCTCAATGGTCAATCAGGAAACTGGAACTTTCCTACTCTCTAACACGAACAGAACCCCACACTTCATTTAAAGTGAGTCGCCATTACCGTCCACAAGTTCTCTATAACATACACTTTTGTGATCTctatcattttctattttttcaaccTGAGCACACACAAAGTTCTTTTGCGGCCAATCGTTTGAGCCGCTTCATCTACTCGACCTGGACAACCTCGTCAGCACCCTCAAggtcctctctcttctcttatgCAATGCTTGTGTGAATTCAGAATTCTCtgcttttgattttatattaaatttgtgtataattttatttgagtgATCAGAAAGCAGGGGGAAAGGAGAGTAACAGAAAATTTGTTTATtgagtttttgtgttttctaattattttataggttgtgttaatggATACCCATAAATACAATATCTTATATACTGTTACTTATGTTCTTCTCTcaaatttgctaaaaaaagggtgttaaaagagaagagagatttGGTTTGTAGGGTCTGATTTTTTCTCACCGTGTGTCGGTTCTCCCTTCGTCAGCTCCGCTCATCACCGCCGGAGGTCGGTTCTCCGGCCTCCAGCGGTGCGGTTCCTGGACTCGGTTCGATGCGGTGCATCGGTAGATCGACGTCCACAGCCACTAAGCCACAGATTGATACCCACAACCACAGATCGACACcctcaaatccaaaaaaaacaGATCAACACCCACAATCATACATCCAAATATCTACCACCCACAAATTGAGACCCAGTAACCCACAAAACACAGAAAACATAGCTGAGATTGAAGCTTATGAGTGTTGGATATCGAAGATCCGAgtttgaggagagagaagagatcgATGGCGGCGGCGGTTAGGGTTTGGTGAGAGAAGGGATCGGTTCGGTTTtgctttggtttggtttttgtattttgtctCCGACGAATTCACCGCACCAGCGTCGGAGCAAGTCCCGATCTCCGCTTGCGGTGTTCGGCTTCATTTGTCGGTTCCCTTTTTGGTGCGGTTGCGTCGGTCGGTTTATGCACACCTCTGAGTCTGACGATTTCTCACCAGTGTTTTGCGTGTCGGgagaaagggggaaaaaacaGGAGAGAATAAAGCAATATGAATGGAACTTTATAGTTTGTCAAAATGTAATATAAGTAGGACTTTATAGCTGGCCACAAAGAAGATAATcttgcctttcttttcttttcccgtACACAGAATGTGTAATTGTCATCAAATTTTTACTAAAGaacttatctaaaaaataaaaaataaaaattttccactAAAGCAAGTAAAAACTacatcaaaaatatttttaaaaaggaaaataaagtgGAAACAAAACTTTATACAGGTTTCCAGGAATTTACACTTTATTTTCACAATTCTACTCTATCTTAATTaaaatgtatatgtatgtgagtCTCActtttggagacttgaaccttgTACCTTGCCTCCCCTTACTCCACaagaattttgtattttgtgaaGCGACTATTATGTCAAGGGTGCGCGGTGATAAGATCATCCCCTTAATTACTTGCATAAGCTAtgtttaaagaaacaaaaaaagtgaagtTCAGAATAAATGTATTCACCACCGCGCACTTTTGACATGATgatcactctacaagtataagtgcttataaGGTGTGGGAGGTAAGGGTCAAggttcaaatatttaaaaagaagtttacacatatatatatacacttagttaggttagagtagaattttatcttagaaaaaaaaaaataaaataaattcattcaaTAATAACTAGTCGTAGTATTgaggataaaagaaaaggtttgaATCATATTTGAGAGCATTTCCTAAGCACAAAAACAAATAGTACAAAATAAGAAGTTGTTCTATTAATTAGAACTGTATCCAGAAGCTTTGTTTCAAGAAGTTTTAGAGCTTTACAGAAACCAGTTGCTACAATTCTTCAAATTGTAAgttcttatttttcttgcacacaTCCGTGTCTttatttcttcttgaaataaaatatccacaacaaattgttttctctcttctctaatttattttccttctaattttttacttcagttttaaattttaatggaatgCGCTCTTTATATAAATTGTTGTTCTAAGATATATTAGGACATGCTACGATTATTCCTTGGAAACAGATGATGGGGTTGAGAGTCGGTGAAAGGGAGGGAGGGAGTTTTGAGTTCTGGGTTTATGTGGGCTTCAACTTGGTGTGAGTTGGGTCTAGTGGTCAGTGGGTTCTGTGATTTGGATTTGATGGGGGGTCTGAGCTTTGGTATGTGCTAGTTTTGTGTGTTGGCAATGTATGTTAGCTTGGTACGTTCTTGAAtgtaacctctttttttttttttttttttttttcagtataTTTCCGATGGCTTCCATAAGCACTCaaaaagactcatcctcctcatcattttcttctttaacaCCACAATGGAAATATGATGTCTTTCTCAGTTTTAGAGGTGAGGATACTCGCAATGGTTTTACAGACCATCTATATGCTGCCTTGAAACAGAAGGGCATTGTCACCTTTAGAGATGAGGAAAAACTTGAGAGGGGTAAATCCATTTTACCAAAGCTCTTGAAAGCAATAGAAAAATCCAAGTTTGCAATTGTCATTCTTTCAAGAAACTATGCATCTTCTACATGGTGCTTGGATGAACTTGCAAAAATCATTGAATGCATGAAAGAGATAGGAACAACAGTTTGGCCAATTTTTTATGATGTGGATCCATCTAATGTTGCCCAAGCCTTTGCTACACATGAGGAGCATTTTAAGGATCACATAGAGAAGGTGCAAACCTGGAGAGCTACTTTAAAAGAAGTAGCCAATCTTAAAGCGTGGCATTTACAAGATGGGTAATTGAATATGAAACTTTTCTCTCCTTTAAATATTCAAAACATACTCTTCTTATCTTTAGTCTTGTTGTGAACCTTAGGCATACCCATATACACGTTCATGGTTCTTTCAAGTTTGACTTGAtccaattaatttatattttcatatttcttttaattatgtCTTGAGCaaagttatttaaatttttttggtttcaccCAATAGAGTAGAACTTTGGATTTCAACTATCATAAGCTCACCAAATGTCATACTCTCTCAATTGCAGGTCTGAGTcaaaatttatccaaaatattGTGGGAGAGTTATGGCATAAATTAAGTTATGCGTTCTTAGAAGATACTGAAGACCTTGTAGGAATAGAATCTCGAGTGAAGAAATTGGAGTCATATTTGGCTATAGAGTTTAACGATATTCGCATTGTAGGGGTTTGGGGGATGGGGGGAATTGGTAAAACAACCCTTGCTAGAGTTGTTTCTCGTATGGTTGCTAAGAAATATGAAGGCTATTGTTTTCTTGCTAATGTTAGGGAGGTTTGTGAAAAAGATGGTTTAGTTCCATTACAACAACAGCTTATTagtcaaattttaaatgaaagtaTGAATATACAAAACGTTGATGATGGGGTGTTCGTGATCAAGAATCGATTACGTCATAAAAgaattcttcttgttcttgacGATGTAAATCAATTAGACCAGTTAAAAAAGTTAGCTGGGAAGCATAACTGGTTTGGTTTAGGTAGTAGAGTTATCATAACAACAAGGGATAGGCATTTACTACATATACTTGGAGTAGATGAAATATACGAAACTGAAGGATTGAATGATGATGAAGCTCTTCATCTTTTGAGTTTGAAAGCTTTTCATAAAGACCATCCTCCCAAAGATTATCTAGAGTTGTCTAAAGATGTTGTAAAATATACTAAAGGTCTGCCTCTGGCTATTGAGATTTTAggttcctttttgtttggtaGAAGCATTAATCTATGGAAAAGTACATTAAATAGGCTTACAAAATTTCCAGAACATGAAATTCTCCAAGCACTTAAAATAAGTTATGATGGATTACatgaaacagagaaaaaaatattcctatatattgcatgtttctttaATCATGAGGACAAAGATAGTGTAGTAGAAAAACTAGATTATCCTGGTCTTTACCCTGAGGTTGGATTAGGGGTTCTTGTTGACAAATCTCTCATAAAGATAAGTGACAATGAAGTCTGGATGCATGATTTACTAGAAGAAATGGGCAGGAAAATAGTTCATGAAGAGAGCCCTGAAGATCCTGGAAGGCGTAGCAGTCTATGGTCATTTGAGGATATTAACAATGTTCTAACAAAAAATACGGTAAGAGGTTATTTAGAAAACTTGAGCACATACCCTATCATATTATTCAAAAAAGCTCAAGTTAGATTAGCTTTGGTAATCATACATTTTGCAATTCTCTAAGCCCTTTCATGATTATTGTAGGGAACAGAAGCAATTCAAGCCATAGTCCTAAAGCTGCCTGAATCGAAAGAGGCAGATTGGAATCCTGAATCTTTTTCAAAGATGCATCATCTTAAATTGCTCataattaagaacattcaacTTGTCCTTGGACCCAAACATCTTCCTAATGGCTTAAGATTTCTTGATTGGAGTGGATACCCTTCAAAATCTTTGCCATTAAATTTCCAATCAAACGATCTTATTGAACTTTACATGTGCAGTAGCTACATCGAACGACTTTGGAAAGGAGCAAAGGTAATTTAAGTATCCTTGTACAAGTTTATATTTAAGTTCCATTAAATTGTAAGGTTTTGTTGAAGCtaattgtttcttctttttttggttgcttttaaTAGTCTTTTGAGAGGTTGAAAATCATCGAAATGAATGAGTCTTCAAATCTTATAGAAACCCCTGATTTCACCAAAGTTCCGAATCTTGAGAAATTGGTCCTAGAAGATTGTATAAATTTAACTGGGGTGCATCCATCAATTGGAGTTCATAAAAAGCTTACTCTTCTCAATTTAAAAGGCTGCAAAAACCTAAAAACTCTTCCGAATAAGTTTGAAATTGAGTCTCTGAAGATTCTTATTCTTTCTGGTTGCTCAAAAGTAAGGAAAATCCCAGAATTCGAAGAAAATATGCAACGTGTATTGAAGCTTTACTTGAATGGAACTGCTATTACTAAACTACCGACATCAATTGGGCATTTAACTGGCCTTGCTTTATTGAATATAAGAGATTGCAAAAGTCTTACGTGTCTACCAAACaccatttttaatttgaaatttcttaCAGATGTGAATATTTTTGGATGTAGAAAATTGGGGAGATTGCCAGAGAATTTGGGGAATGCAGAAAGTATAGAGAAGCTTGATCTGAGTGAAACTGCTATAAGACAGGTGCCTTCTTCCATTAGTCTCCTAAAAAATCTTAAAGTGCTATCTTTCTTTGGATGTAAGGGGTTGTCATCATCTAATAATTCATGGTATGAGCTcctccctttttattttatgccaAGAAGTCCAAATCCTGTGGGATTGTCCTCTCTATCGAGTTTGTGTTCTTTGACCAATTTGAATCTTAGTGGCTGCAATGTCAAGGCAATCCCCATTGATATTggtagtttattttgtttagacAAAATGGATCTAAGTAAAAATAGTTTTGTTTGCCTTCCGGAAAGCATTGATCAACTACGTAAGTTGAGAATATTTTGGTTCACGGGTTGCACAGGTCTTCGATCATTGCCAAAGTTTCCATCAAATATTGTTTCTATTAGGGGATATGGTTGTACCTCACTAGAAACGGTACCAGATTTACTAAAACCTAATTCTTTATGTGAGGCAGAGCTTGTTCTTTCAAATTGCAGTAATTGACATGTTTTTTGCAGTGATAAGAAAGCAActtcaggtctctctctctctctctctctctctctctctctctctctatgtgtgtgtgtgtgtgtatctcTTTGTTATAACAACTTTCTTTGTATGTTTTAGGGACTTTCTCTTGATGGTAGATATGACTTTCAAGATTTTAATTGGGTATATGAAATCCTTATTCCTGGAAGTGTAATTCCGAAGTGGTTTAGCCATCAAAGTATGGGGGCTGAAGTGACTATAACAATACCTTCTTCTCATTTGTGTGACAAGTTGATGGGAATTGCTGTTTGCGTTGTATTTTGTTCACTTCCACATCACCAAATTGATGAGAAAAGTTCACTTGAATGTTGGTTGATGGTCAATGGAAAAGATATGTCTTCTTCACCACAAATAAATGCCTTTGTTACTTTATCAGATCATATTTGGCTATTTTATGTGCTTTCTCAATACTACAAGGATGCTGAGGAAGACATAGCATTACTAAAGGAATGTGAAGCAAATGAATTCAATCATATTGGTATTAAATTTGAAGCCGGTTCAGTCTTGGAGGTGAAGGAATGCGGTTTCCGTATGGTATACAAGAAAGACATAGAAGATCTCAACCAAACTATGGCTTAGAGCAGCAATACCAGCATCATTCCTTATGAGGACTTAGGTGTTCTCCATCATAATTTCGACAATTCGGTAGTGGTAGCGGAAGGCAACAAAGCAAAGCGAACCCGTGATGATTATGATGGGGTTGGACCTAGTGGAGATGGAAGCTCTAATGATGTGCCACACCGAAAAAGGATTGAAAGGCTTGCAGAATTTAACAACCATGGTAACTCTGATTGTGCGGAGTCAAGTGAGTACAAGGATTGAAGTGATGAGTTTAGTGATTGGTGGTCATCTAGTGAAACTGAATTGGAATGTTGATGGAATTTGAAGGGTTCAAATACTCTGTAAGTCAATGAATTATAATTAATTCCTATATTTTCTCTTGATTACTTGTATGTCattgtcttttttcttaatcTCTAGTTTTGTCGATTGCTACATTATCATTCTTCCTTGAGGCTACTCGTTtaatctaaaaacaaaaattaaaaaataaacatagttttataaaacaaacaatgGTTAGGGTAATTTTGGTTTAGTGATTTGTGTTAGTTGTTTTGTGTTGGTTTCCTCCTTGACGTAGGATTATTGGACTTGTTCATAAGGAGAAACTATCACACAGCCAAGAGACAAGAAGACTAGAGCGGTCCATTGTATGCTTCTAATTTTCACTTACTCTAATAGATTACAGGGTAAAATCTGCACTTTTGTTGCCTACATAAttcatctttttaaaaaaatttcgaagtttaaaaacaatatatttatgcCACTGCAAACATTATAATCAGAATTAAGTATTATGTCTTTACATATTGTATATGAGAACTCGTGTATAGATCACAATCAGAATGATTAGTCTAACTAGATGTAGCATCAAGCTTCCTCGCTATAGGTTTCCTATGGTTGTGTACTGATAACcttcaaccaaaaaaacttttcttttggtttggtttaaGAGAATggataatttttctattattgtttttttctttttatttttattttttgctctgaaatttttattattttaatgtaggATAACAATTTTAGAAGCTATTAAAATGATTTATATCAGCATGTTTAAGGACTTTGTTAATGTAATTCTCATAATGTAACAGACTTTACAATTACGCAGTGAATGTTCAAAATTTAACTTTCTTTTTATGAGgaaatataaatatgcaaaatttcCCTGTTGACCAAATCATTCAAAACAGTTCATGTATTGGTGTTACAATACAAAATAGTGAAGGCTTGGTGATTGCGTCTCTAGCTCAAAGGTTGAAACAAGCATACAAAGCTGTTGAAATTGAAGCTATGGCTGCCATTCGTGCCTTGGAATTTGCAGAAGAGATCGGTCTGGACAGAGTTGTGGTAGAGGGGGATTCCAAGATAGTAACACAAGCTTTGAAGACTAAAGATACAGGTTAGGCGTCGTATGGTCTGCTTATTGCagatgtgtgtttttgaaagAAACTTCTCTGAATTATCCTACTCTCACACTAAGAGAGAGGGTAACTAAGTAGCACATTGTTTAGCTAAGTTTGCTGCTAATTTTACAGCTAGTGTTGTATGGATGGAGGATCTTCCACCATcagctttttcttttgtttaggctgaTTTAGCCTTTCTTTCTTAATAAAGTTAGATGTCTcccttctcccaaaaaaaaaaaaaaatcataattgatTGATCCATTGATCAACTGAAAAAATGATTTGCATCAAcataagttatttttttgtcaattttcttatGCTATCATCATTAGGAACCTAAGGTCGTACCTATGTGTAAATAGATGTGTGATAACCAACTAAATAAAAAGCTCTCACAAGAGACAATCTTCAAAGCTAAAAGCATGTTGTAATTGTTAGACAATCTTCAATTTATCTTCACCAAAATAATGTTATGAATGACTATATATTGCTTGATTGTTAGACTTAGACATGTTGCGATGATGCAATGATTTATCATAATTGAATATTGAATGGTAAGTAGTACTAAATAGCCTTAGCCATGTGCTGCTTTTATTCTGCAATGTAAGTAAATCATCATTCACATCAGTGTCCCATGTAATACTTGTGTAGAAGAATTGGTGAGACCTTAATAATATTCAATCCCACTTAAAAACCATAATCTTTTCCCtctgccatatatatatatgatcttgATCAAGTTTAAAGAAAACTAGTTGCAGACCCATCCAATGTGTGAGAATATATATGAAATTGCCCTAGCCAAATAATAAGTGCTATTTTAGAACcacccccccctcccccaccccaaaaaaaaaaatttatgacttaTTAATTTTAGTCTAAACACAATTAAAATGGAATTTATGTAATTAGCGtagaatttatttaattagcCAATTAATTAACTAGCGCATTCTACAATTGCATGGATAACCATAGTTGAACAAAGCAATTGAGTAAAgggcaaaaagaaaagaagatgcaAACCAAAGATAACATCCGATGtgtcaaaataaagaaaaaacattgGCCTGAAACATAATCAatcatcttttctctctctcaactcatCATCTTCACATCATTAATTTCCAAACTTATTTTTACACATTCTCCAACTTTTCCCCTCCCTTTTACCTTTTTATGTTTCCACTATTATCTACTTTAATATCACTCTTCTTCAatccttttatcttccttttatttttgactCTTTTTATTCCTAtcattttactataaatttgcaactctctctctcattttttttctccatttttggtggattttattatttttcttgcatctcaaCTTTaagtagataatttttttttttttttttttttaactctactttaggttgatgtgatttagttttgtatttATAAGCtgttatatttcttttctttgatttcatagatgctatcttattgaattataaagatagtatataagaaatataatgttattctattatatagtatgacttggataatttggtgtttatttctaaatcttttattttttctatttttcttctcgtctaattttctataaatttgttattttctctcataTTCTTTGTTGAAAAAGTgattattctttctcttttgattttatatCTTTCCTTGCAACTCTCTATTTTAGGTTAATATGTATTGATGTTGTATTTTTGAGTTCTCCATCATAAGTAGTCTCTCTCCCCTCTTATagctttgatttgatttttgtttgagttaatacttagttattttcaaagtgattattgaatttatatcaaaacacaatattGATTGTGCATTTGAGCATGCCTATATTTGTGTAATATTAAGTGcaattttgttatgattttttattatcatgataatctccttTAAAAGGATGGGgaattgaataatttatttgaaatttaaaaagtatgACATAATTTTGAAGAATATGTACCACCTCGTAAAGGAATAATACCAATCAAACACACCTAAAATAATAGTATGATATTGTGGGGGTCAAAAACATTAAACTAAAGAACTAAACTTGGGTTTAAGATCAATACAACTAATTTCTTAAGAATGGGAGTTAGAATTCCATAATGAGAAGATCAAATAGGTGGTTGGAGTCGAGTATAACTAAATTAAGATCTTGAATAAATGAAAAACGGTTTCCTGAGGTGCATACAAGAGTTCTAAAGGGAAAATACATTTATAGCTATCTTCCTCCTCCTCTAGATGTCTTGCTCTTAGCTAGATTTAGggggatacttgtcccatcaacatCTTCTCTTGCCATTTCTTGATCATGAAGATAGACTTTTGAAGTGCTTTTACTGTTTAGGTTAGTTATTCAGCATTTAATGTGGCTGACATTAGGTAGGGAGAGTTTATTAATGCAGAGGTGTCTTTGATATGAATACAGTGGGAAATAAAAAACTTTGATctgtatataaattttgttttctagtGGCAATGCACACTTAAATACCAAAGATTTCTAGGGTTGATTTTTTCAATGAAGAACTTCTAGACTCATTGCCTTCCGTTTTGGTCAGTTTTATTATCTTATAGCttaattggtttttgtttaTATGTTAGGTGTTGTATTACATATAACCCAGAAATCGTCTTTATTAAGAAGGGAACAGAGCAAGATGTCTCCTCAGTAATACAAAACCATATCAACCCCTGAAAGAggccacaaaaaataaatatacatgAACCCCACAACCTAAGGGAACTCttataataaatgaaatcaTCATTA
It encodes the following:
- the LOC126689460 gene encoding TMV resistance protein N-like isoform X1, whose protein sequence is MASISTQKDSSSSSFSSLTPQWKYDVFLSFRGEDTRNGFTDHLYAALKQKGIVTFRDEEKLERGKSILPKLLKAIEKSKFAIVILSRNYASSTWCLDELAKIIECMKEIGTTVWPIFYDVDPSNVAQAFATHEEHFKDHIEKVQTWRATLKEVANLKAWHLQDGSESKFIQNIVGELWHKLSYAFLEDTEDLVGIESRVKKLESYLAIEFNDIRIVGVWGMGGIGKTTLARVVSRMVAKKYEGYCFLANVREVCEKDGLVPLQQQLISQILNESMNIQNVDDGVFVIKNRLRHKRILLVLDDVNQLDQLKKLAGKHNWFGLGSRVIITTRDRHLLHILGVDEIYETEGLNDDEALHLLSLKAFHKDHPPKDYLELSKDVVKYTKGLPLAIEILGSFLFGRSINLWKSTLNRLTKFPEHEILQALKISYDGLHETEKKIFLYIACFFNHEDKDSVVEKLDYPGLYPEVGLGVLVDKSLIKISDNEVWMHDLLEEMGRKIVHEESPEDPGRRSSLWSFEDINNVLTKNTGTEAIQAIVLKLPESKEADWNPESFSKMHHLKLLIIKNIQLVLGPKHLPNGLRFLDWSGYPSKSLPLNFQSNDLIELYMCSSYIERLWKGAKSFERLKIIEMNESSNLIETPDFTKVPNLEKLVLEDCINLTGVHPSIGVHKKLTLLNLKGCKNLKTLPNKFEIESLKILILSGCSKVRKIPEFEENMQRVLKLYLNGTAITKLPTSIGHLTGLALLNIRDCKSLTCLPNTIFNLKFLTDVNIFGCRKLGRLPENLGNAESIEKLDLSETAIRQVPSSISLLKNLKVLSFFGCKGLSSSNNSWYELLPFYFMPRSPNPVGLSSLSSLCSLTNLNLSGCNVKAIPIDIGSLFCLDKMDLSKNSFVCLPESIDQLRKLRIFWFTGCTGLRSLPKFPSNIVSIRGYGCTSLETVPDLLKPNYLCEAELVLSNCSRLANNQGVIDMFFAVIRKHLQGLSFDNRHDFQDFDNRYDFQDFDNKWYYEILIPGSVIPKWFSHQSMGAKVTITVSSYLCDEWMGIAVCVVFCSLPHHQIDLEGVLECWLMVNGKYMSCAPSMITFVALSDHIWLLYVLRQRYKDDEVDVKLLKEWEANEFKQIGIEIVASPGLEVKECGFRMVYKKDIEDLNQTMVQSSNTSIIPYEDLGVLYYNFDNSVVVAEGNKEKRTRDDYDGVGASGDGSSNDVPHPKRIERLAEFNNPGNSDCVKSSEYKD
- the LOC126689460 gene encoding disease resistance protein RUN1-like isoform X2, translating into MGGIGKTTLARVVSRMVAKKYEGYCFLANVREVCEKDGLVPLQQQLISQILNESMNIQNVDDGVFVIKNRLRHKRILLVLDDVNQLDQLKKLAGKHNWFGLGSRVIITTRDRHLLHILGVDEIYETEGLNDDEALHLLSLKAFHKDHPPKDYLELSKDVVKYTKGLPLAIEILGSFLFGRSINLWKSTLNRLTKFPEHEILQALKISYDGLHETEKKIFLYIACFFNHEDKDSVVEKLDYPGLYPEVGLGVLVDKSLIKISDNEVWMHDLLEEMGRKIVHEESPEDPGRRSSLWSFEDINNVLTKNTGTEAIQAIVLKLPESKEADWNPESFSKMHHLKLLIIKNIQLVLGPKHLPNGLRFLDWSGYPSKSLPLNFQSNDLIELYMCSSYIERLWKGAKSFERLKIIEMNESSNLIETPDFTKVPNLEKLVLEDCINLTGVHPSIGVHKKLTLLNLKGCKNLKTLPNKFEIESLKILILSGCSKVRKIPEFEENMQRVLKLYLNGTAITKLPTSIGHLTGLALLNIRDCKSLTCLPNTIFNLKFLTDVNIFGCRKLGRLPENLGNAESIEKLDLSETAIRQVPSSISLLKNLKVLSFFGCKGLSSSNNSWYELLPFYFMPRSPNPVGLSSLSSLCSLTNLNLSGCNVKAIPIDIGSLFCLDKMDLSKNSFVCLPESIDQLRKLRIFWFTGCTGLRSLPKFPSNIVSIRGYGCTSLETVPDLLKPNYLCEAELVLSNCSRLANNQGVIDMFFAVIRKHLQGLSFDNRHDFQDFDNRYDFQDFDNKWYYEILIPGSVIPKWFSHQSMGAKVTITVSSYLCDEWMGIAVCVVFCSLPHHQIDLEGVLECWLMVNGKYMSCAPSMITFVALSDHIWLLYVLRQRYKDDEVDVKLLKEWEANEFKQIGIEIVASPGLEVKECGFRMVYKKDIEDLNQTMVQSSNTSIIPYEDLGVLYYNFDNSVVVAEGNKEKRTRDDYDGVGASGDGSSNDVPHPKRIERLAEFNNPGNSDCVKSSEYKD